The Yersinia intermedia genome window below encodes:
- the ppsA gene encoding phosphoenolpyruvate synthase, protein MSNNGLNLCNVLWYNQLGMNDVERVGGKNASLGEMITNLSDLGVSVPNGFATTAQAFNEFLEQSGVNQRIYQLLDQTNVDDIAALAKAGAQIRQWVVETPFHPEFEQAIHEAYEQLAEGEPEASFAVRSSATAEDMPDASFAGQQETFLNVQGIDAVMVAIKHVFASLFNDRAISYRVHQGYDHRGVALSAGVQRMVRSDLASAGVMFTIDTESGFDQVVFITAAYGLGEMVVQGAVNPDEFYVHKPTLRNGKPAIVRRTMGSKKIRMIYAESQEHGKQVQIEDVPEEQRNRFALSDDEVQALAHQALSIEKHYGRPMDIEWAKDGHTGKLFIVQARPETVRSNQQVMERYLLNAQSEVLVEGRAIGHRIGAGPVKVINDISEMDRIQAGDVLVTDMTDPDWEPIMKKASAIVTNRGGRTCHAAIIARELGIPAVVGCGNATDILKEGQNVTVSCAEGDTGYVYQELLDFSIQSSQVTELPDLPLKIMMNVGNPDRAFDFARLPNEGVGLARLEFIINRMIGVHPKALLEFDSQEPAIQAEIKALMKGYDDPVEFYVGRLTEGISTLGAAFWPKRVIVRLSDFKSNEYANLVGGEAYEPHEENPMLGFRGAGRYVADSFRDCFALECEAVKRVRNVMGLTNVEVMVPFVRTVAQAEAVVAELARQGLKRGENGLKLIMMCEIPSNALLADQFLEHFDGFSIGSNDMTQLTLGLDRDSGVVSELFDERNEAVKALLSMAITAAKRQGKYVGICGQGPSDHEDFALWLMEQGIDSLSLNPDTVVQTWVSLAQHTKH, encoded by the coding sequence ATGTCCAACAATGGCCTAAATCTGTGCAATGTGCTTTGGTACAACCAGCTTGGCATGAATGATGTTGAGCGGGTTGGCGGCAAAAATGCCTCCCTGGGTGAAATGATAACTAACCTTTCAGATCTGGGTGTTTCGGTACCTAATGGTTTTGCTACCACCGCTCAAGCATTTAACGAATTTCTGGAGCAAAGCGGTGTTAACCAACGCATTTATCAGTTGTTGGATCAGACCAACGTTGATGATATTGCGGCATTAGCCAAAGCGGGTGCGCAGATTCGTCAATGGGTGGTTGAGACGCCGTTCCATCCGGAGTTTGAACAGGCTATTCATGAAGCCTACGAACAATTAGCGGAAGGTGAGCCAGAGGCTTCTTTTGCCGTGCGTTCATCGGCCACCGCTGAAGATATGCCAGATGCCTCCTTTGCCGGTCAGCAGGAAACCTTCCTGAATGTGCAGGGGATTGATGCGGTGATGGTTGCCATCAAACATGTCTTTGCCTCACTGTTCAATGATCGCGCTATTTCCTATCGTGTACACCAGGGGTATGACCACCGTGGCGTGGCGCTGTCTGCCGGTGTACAACGGATGGTGCGTTCTGATCTCGCGTCTGCGGGCGTGATGTTTACCATTGATACCGAGTCAGGTTTCGATCAGGTGGTATTTATCACCGCAGCCTATGGTTTAGGAGAGATGGTGGTGCAAGGGGCGGTGAACCCGGATGAGTTTTATGTCCATAAACCAACATTGCGTAATGGCAAACCCGCGATTGTGCGCCGCACCATGGGGTCGAAGAAAATTCGCATGATCTATGCTGAAAGCCAGGAACATGGCAAACAGGTGCAGATTGAAGATGTGCCAGAAGAGCAACGCAATCGTTTCGCTCTTAGTGATGACGAAGTGCAAGCGCTGGCGCATCAGGCATTATCAATCGAAAAACATTATGGTCGCCCGATGGACATTGAGTGGGCCAAAGATGGTCATACCGGTAAGCTGTTCATCGTGCAAGCTCGCCCGGAAACGGTGCGTTCCAATCAGCAAGTCATGGAACGTTATCTGCTCAATGCCCAAAGTGAGGTGTTGGTGGAGGGGCGCGCCATTGGTCATCGTATTGGTGCGGGGCCGGTTAAAGTCATTAATGATATTAGCGAGATGGATCGCATTCAGGCGGGTGATGTACTGGTAACCGACATGACTGACCCTGATTGGGAACCGATCATGAAAAAAGCGTCGGCGATTGTGACTAACCGTGGCGGGCGCACCTGCCATGCGGCAATCATCGCTCGTGAGCTGGGGATCCCGGCAGTTGTGGGTTGCGGTAATGCCACTGATATTCTGAAAGAAGGGCAGAATGTAACGGTCTCCTGCGCTGAAGGGGATACGGGCTATGTCTATCAAGAATTGCTCGATTTCTCAATTCAGAGTTCACAGGTTACTGAATTGCCAGATTTGCCGTTAAAAATAATGATGAATGTTGGCAATCCAGACCGAGCCTTCGATTTTGCTCGCTTACCGAATGAAGGCGTTGGCTTGGCGCGCTTGGAATTTATCATCAACCGCATGATTGGCGTGCATCCTAAAGCATTGCTGGAGTTCGATAGCCAGGAGCCGGCAATACAGGCGGAAATCAAAGCGCTGATGAAGGGTTATGACGATCCGGTTGAGTTTTACGTCGGCCGTTTGACCGAAGGGATTTCTACCTTAGGGGCGGCTTTCTGGCCAAAACGTGTGATTGTGCGTTTGTCTGATTTTAAATCCAACGAGTACGCTAATCTGGTTGGCGGAGAGGCTTATGAACCCCATGAAGAGAACCCGATGTTAGGCTTCCGTGGCGCGGGTCGTTATGTCGCAGACAGCTTCCGTGATTGTTTCGCACTGGAGTGTGAGGCGGTTAAGCGGGTGCGTAATGTGATGGGGCTGACTAACGTTGAGGTTATGGTGCCTTTCGTGCGCACGGTGGCTCAGGCAGAGGCGGTGGTGGCTGAACTGGCAAGGCAAGGGCTGAAACGCGGTGAGAATGGCCTGAAACTTATTATGATGTGCGAAATCCCCTCCAATGCGTTGCTGGCGGATCAATTCCTTGAGCATTTTGATGGTTTCTCTATCGGTTCCAATGATATGACTCAGTTAACATTGGGGCTGGATCGCGACTCCGGTGTGGTTTCTGAACTGTTCGATGAGCGCAATGAAGCCGTTAAGGCGCTGCTATCGATGGCCATTACGGCCGCAAAACGCCAAGGCAAGTATGTGGGTATTTGTGGTCAGGGCCCGTCAGACCATGAGGATTTTGCATTATGGCTGATGGAGCAGGGGATCGACAGTTTGTCCCTTAACCCGGACACCGTGGTACAAACCTGGGTCAGTTTGGCGCAACATACCAAGCATTGA
- the ppsR gene encoding posphoenolpyruvate synthetase regulatory kinase/phosphorylase PpsR: MERSVFYISDGTAITAEVLGHAVLSQFPVKATTFTLPFVESAARAQEVCQKINQIYQETGVRPLVFYSIISAEVRELIQHSEGFCQDIVQALVAPLQSELGVDPQPVLNRTHGLTASNLGKYDARIAAIDYALAHDDGISLRNLDQAQVILLGVSRCGKTPTSLYLAMQFGIRAANYPFIADDMDNLQLPAALKPFQQKLFGLTINPERLAAIREERRENSRYASLRQCRMEVGEVEALFRKNQIRYLNSTNYSVEEISTKILDILGMSRRMF; this comes from the coding sequence GTGGAAAGAAGTGTGTTTTATATTTCGGATGGTACCGCCATCACCGCAGAAGTGCTCGGTCATGCGGTTCTGTCACAGTTCCCAGTTAAAGCCACCACCTTTACGTTGCCATTTGTCGAAAGTGCAGCGCGCGCGCAAGAGGTTTGCCAGAAGATTAATCAGATATATCAAGAAACTGGCGTTAGACCGCTGGTTTTCTATTCAATAATCAGCGCCGAAGTACGTGAACTCATTCAGCACAGCGAGGGATTTTGTCAGGATATTGTGCAAGCACTGGTCGCCCCTCTACAGAGTGAACTGGGGGTCGACCCCCAACCGGTGCTCAACCGAACTCACGGTCTCACTGCCAGCAATTTGGGTAAATACGATGCGCGAATCGCGGCTATCGACTATGCCCTGGCCCATGATGACGGTATTTCGCTACGTAATCTGGACCAAGCACAGGTGATTCTATTGGGGGTTTCCCGTTGTGGTAAAACCCCAACCAGCCTCTATTTAGCCATGCAGTTTGGTATTCGTGCTGCAAACTACCCGTTTATCGCCGATGATATGGACAATTTGCAACTTCCTGCCGCGCTGAAGCCTTTTCAGCAAAAGCTGTTTGGTTTGACGATTAACCCTGAGCGGCTGGCGGCAATCCGCGAAGAACGGCGTGAAAATAGCCGTTATGCCTCGTTACGCCAATGCCGAATGGAGGTGGGTGAAGTGGAAGCATTATTCCGCAAAAATCAGATTCGTTATCTGAACTCCACTAACTACTCCGTTGAGGAAATCTCCACCAAAATCCTGGATATTTTAGGCATGAGTCGCCGCATGTTTTGA
- the hemP gene encoding hemin uptake protein HemP, with product MHKAIYPIQTVNCAPEQNSAVLQLSCINSGQLLGQHDVVMINHQGQLYYLRQTKAGKLILTK from the coding sequence ATGCACAAAGCCATCTATCCTATTCAAACAGTAAACTGCGCACCAGAGCAAAACTCTGCTGTTTTGCAATTATCCTGTATCAACAGCGGACAACTGCTTGGCCAACATGATGTAGTGATGATCAATCACCAAGGGCAGCTCTATTATTTGCGCCAAACCAAAGCAGGTAAACTGATACTGACCAAGTGA
- a CDS encoding 3-deoxy-7-phosphoheptulonate synthase: MHKTDELRTARIDSLITPQQLAEKLPISEGIADNVTASRKRIEKILTGEDSRLLVVVGPCSIHDLDAAIDYATRLNVLRERYQDRLEIVMRTYFEKPRTVVGWKGLISDPALDGSCQVNLGIEMARKLLLAVNELGLPTATEFLDMVTGQYIADLISWGAIGARTTESQIHREMASALSCPVGFKNGTDGNTRIAIDAIRAAQASHMFLSPDKNGQMTIYQTSGNPHGHIIMRGGKKPNYGASDIAAACDSLREFDLPEHLVVDFSHGNCQKMHRRQLEVAADIGQQIRAGSTAIVGVMAESFLIEGTQKIVAGQALTYGQSITDPCLNWADTEQLLSLLADAVSSRF; this comes from the coding sequence ATGCATAAAACAGATGAACTGCGGACCGCGCGCATCGATAGCTTAATCACGCCACAACAACTGGCGGAAAAGTTGCCGATATCCGAGGGGATAGCAGATAACGTGACAGCGTCACGTAAGCGAATTGAAAAAATACTCACCGGTGAAGACTCACGCCTGCTGGTGGTGGTTGGCCCTTGCTCGATTCACGATCTTGATGCCGCCATTGACTACGCCACGCGGCTGAATGTATTGCGTGAGCGCTATCAGGATCGTTTGGAAATTGTCATGCGCACCTATTTCGAGAAACCGCGCACCGTAGTGGGCTGGAAAGGGCTGATTTCTGACCCTGCGTTGGATGGCTCATGTCAGGTCAATCTTGGGATCGAGATGGCGCGCAAACTGTTACTGGCAGTTAATGAGTTAGGTCTACCTACTGCCACCGAATTCCTTGATATGGTGACGGGCCAGTACATTGCTGATCTGATCAGTTGGGGGGCTATTGGCGCACGTACCACGGAAAGCCAGATTCATCGAGAAATGGCATCGGCCCTCTCCTGCCCGGTTGGTTTCAAAAATGGCACCGACGGCAATACCCGCATTGCAATTGATGCTATCCGTGCCGCACAGGCCAGTCATATGTTTTTATCGCCAGATAAAAACGGCCAGATGACTATTTACCAAACCAGTGGCAACCCGCATGGGCACATTATTATGCGTGGAGGCAAAAAACCTAATTATGGCGCATCAGATATTGCCGCTGCCTGTGACAGCCTGCGTGAGTTCGATTTACCTGAACATCTGGTGGTTGATTTCAGCCATGGTAATTGTCAGAAAATGCACCGCCGCCAATTGGAAGTTGCCGCTGATATCGGGCAGCAAATTCGTGCCGGATCTACCGCGATTGTAGGTGTGATGGCTGAAAGCTTCCTGATTGAAGGCACGCAGAAAATTGTTGCAGGCCAAGCCTTGACCTACGGGCAGTCCATCACCGATCCGTGCCTAAACTGGGCGGATACTGAGCAATTATTGAGCTTGCTGGCGGATGCGGTCAGTAGTCGGTTTTGA